From the genome of Equus przewalskii isolate Varuska chromosome 23, EquPr2, whole genome shotgun sequence:
TCTTTGAGAAGAGTCTCTGTCTTAAACTTTTGGTATTCCTCAAAGTGCCTAGCAGAGCCTCTCTCTATAAGTATTAACTCGAtattccaagattttttttttataggaagattagccctgaactaacatctgccaatcttcttctttcttctgagcaagagtggccctgagctaacatccatgcccatcttcctctacttgttatgtgggacgtctaccacagcatgggttgccacgcggtgccatgtctgcaaccgggatgtgaaccagcaaacgccaggctgctgaagcgcaACGTGCGTACTTACCGCTGGGCCATCGGGACGGCCCCAAAGGACGTTCCAAGATTTTTTACTtgataaagttcaaaaataggaaGTGAAGCTGCCTGAACATGCTTCTAGCTGACATTTCCCCCATGGCTCCCGCAGTGCTTCCATATTTGAATATATTAGTAGATTCTGGGATGATGGCTGAGAAGGAAGCACCAGTAATCTCTCTCCCACCTAGACAACAATTGTACTGGTAGAATCTGCCTGATGTAACTATTTGGCAACACTGGAGTATTTGATGGCTTGCCATTTCCAGAGGAAGACTTAGAGAGTGAATTAGGCTTACTTTAGGTCAATTTCAGCTCCCAGCACTGTGGCAGCTACCCAGTCCCTACCCCAGCTGGTAACTGTGCATGTGTTCTGATAGCAGCTTACAACCAGCCTGCAGGATCCAGGTTGGGCAAAAAGAACTCTGTCCTGCAGTTATCGGGGATCTGTGGTCTTATCACTGCTtactgcttctgatcacagagaaGCAGACAAGGTGGTGGGAAGCGAATGCTCTCACATCTACCCACACTTTTGGAAGCTCCTTCCATGCTAGCTGAAGTGACTTACAAGGGATTTAAAGATCCAGTGCCCTTTGCTATAcccttcatttttcactttttccccctTCAGAAGCCAAGCATTAAAAACGAGAACATTCAGAAACAACTGCATATGcggggaaaattagaaagtgactaTGCACACCCAGGGAAAGGATCAAAAAAGACCTGAGAAGAGCATTACACATCAGGTTGATCCTCAGCACAGAGACACCggacaacaataaaaaaataactcaaaaagcAATAACGTAAATCATCAAGCTTCAGGAAAAGGGGATAATCTGATTCCCAGAGTgaccacattattagattcaaatgtccagttcaacaaaaaaatcacaaggcatacaaggGAACAGGAAGTATGGCTcattcacaagaaaaaataaatcagcagaaactgtccctgaaaagGCCTCATGGTGGATTTACTAAAGAAAGACTTTAAAGTAACTGTCTTGTTCTTGTGCTCTTGGTGTCAAAATGGTGCTTTCCATTACCACACATTCTCTTTCTTCAATGAGTGTGTGAGCAGCAGATGCAGAGAGGCACATCTTTATGAAGAGCTCACAGGCAAGACCATTCCTCTTGAGGTCGAGCCCGGTGACACCAttgagaatgaaaaaaacaaaatccaagacGAGAAGGGCATCCTAAGTCACCAACAGTGTCTGATTTTCATAGGCAAACAGCCAAAGGACAGGCATGGTCTCGAAGACCACAATATTCAGAGTCCACAGTGTACCTGGTGCTTCGCCTGTGGGGTGGCATCATCAAGCCTTCCCTCTGCCAGCTCACCCAGAAATACAACAGCCACAGGATGATCAGCAAGTATTATGCTCGCCTGCACCCCTGTGCTGTCCACTGTCACAACACACGGCCACAAGAACCACCTGTGCCCCAGAATGAAGGTCAAATAAGGCCTTTCCAAAGGCTCCTGCTTTGCATGCAGGATGGCCTCCTGATTGAGACCCAAGGCCTTGGGGTCTCAGTAAAacctgagagaaaaaagaaaaactgtcttaaagatgctcaaagaaccaacagaagaaatggagagagtcaagaaaacaatgtgtgaacaaaatggaaatatccttTAGGAGACAGAAAAACTAAGGGAAGCCAAAAgtaaattctggagttgaaaagtacagtTACTGCAATCAAAAGTTCACTACAGGAATTAAAGCCAGATTtggggaagcagaagaaagaaatgttgaaCTTGCAAATAGGCTAATGGAAATACTGcgtttgaggaacagaaaggactgaagaaaagcagagagcacaaGGGACATGGACAACAACAAGCAGACCAAAATAAACACCGTGGGATTCTgaggaggagaaaatagaaagaaaggggcagagagaacagtTGAAGAAATAACGGCTGACGACTCCGAAACTTTGCTGAAAGACACGGAGACAAATATCCAAAAAGCTCAGCAAACTCCaagtaagatgaactcaaagagacccaaACTAGGCCCTAGAACAAGCAAACTTTTCgaattcaaagacaaagagacaatCTTGAAAGCTGCAACCAAAAAGTGAATCATCACATCCAAGGGATTTTCAATAACATCATCTGAAGGCTTCTCCTCAGAAACTCAGAACCCATAAGACAGTTGACCAATATACCTAAAgagctaaaagaaagaaagcgTCACCCAAAGTCCTTTATCCAGCAAAAGTGTCCTTccaaagtaaaggagaaatgtaGGTATTCCCAGATatgcaaaagctgagggagttcatgaGCACTAGCCCTCACCTGCAATACATGCTCAAGGGAGTCCTGCACGGTGAAACGAACGGACTCAACAGTAGCTCTAAGCCATTTGGATAAATAAAGATGTCACCGATGGTAAATATATGGGTAATTAtgaaagctagtattattgtgaGCATGATGTATAACTGCAGTTTTTGTACTCTATctgatttaagagactaatatttgtaaagaaaataaagagattactAGTGTAGAAGCCAGTGTTAAAATTTTTAGGTGTAGACGCTAGTATCACATCAAAATCCAAAAGGGGTGGGGACGGATCTGTAGAGGAGCAGTTCTTAGAATttattgaagttaagttggtatAAACTCAAATTGGAGGCTTATAACTACAGGATGTGAAATgcaatcctcatggtaaccaccaagACGACAGACACAGAATACACACAAAAGGAGACgagaaaagaatttaaacatttcactagaaaaatcaactaaacacaaaagaaagcagtgtgacaggaaatgagggacaaaaaaagCCATGaggcacataaaaagaaatagcaCAATGACAGAAGTCAGTCCCTCTTTGTCAGCCATGACAttgaatgtaaatggactgaactctccaatcaaaagacagagctTGGCAGAACGGCTAAAAACACATGACTCAGCTATATGcagtctacaagagactcacttggGCTCCAAAGACAAAAGCAAGTTGTAAAGGAAAGGATGGAAACAGCTATTCCGTGAAGAGAGTAACCAGAGAAAGCAGAGGTGGCTATACTGAAATCAGACAAAATGGACTCTAAATCAAAAAAGGCTACAAGAGACAAAAAGTGACCTTATATATTAAGAAGGGCTCAAAActgcaagaagatataacaattataaacatttatgcacctaagGACAGCCtgtcaaaatatatgaagcaaaaactgacagaatcgAAGGGATAAATACACATTACTATTTAATAGAGGCATTTCTACAAGAGTACTTGGTGATTTCAATACCCCATTCACAACAAGGAATAGAACAAGGAGACAGAAGCCATGTAAGGAAACGGAGGACTTGAACAACATGATAAACCAACTAGATGTCACGCACATATAGAGAGCAGTTGACCCAACAAGAAAGTATACagtcttctcaagtgtacatgggaGATTTTCcgagatagaccatatgttaggccacaaattaataaaagaaagtaatattATTAATAGTACAATTAATCACATGATAAATAATACATGATAACGTAATTATGTAGTCTACAAATTAATATCGTTAaccaatagatttaaaaagatagatgtTGTACAAAGCAGCTTCTCTAACCACAGTCGAATGAAGTCAGGAattaatatcaaaaagaaaactgtaaaagtgacaaaatcttgaaaattaaacaacacacttttaaacgACCACTGGATCCAAGAAGAAGTCACAAGGAAAAGTacaaaatactttgagataaacGAAAATGAAAACCTAACATAGAAGAACTTACgggaggcagcaaaagcagtgccaAGGCGGAAATGTATAGCTATAAACGgtgacattaaaaaaatggagagatcGGAAATCAGCAACTTAACTTTCCAACttagggaactagaaaaagaagaaccaaaccCAAAGCTAGAAAAACAAGCACATAATAAAGAGTAGAGCtgagataaacaaaacagagaataaaaaatattagagaaaatcaaggaaaccaaaagttggttcttcgaaaagttCAACCAAACTGACAAGCTTGTAGGTAGATGgactaagaaaatagagaaaaaggacGGACATCAGAATTTCAGTGGGGACATTACTATcgattctacagaaataaaaaatattatgagaGTACTATGGAAAagtttatgccaacaaattggataacctagatatATGGACAATTtcttagaaacacaaaacctaccaagactaaatcacaaagaaatagataagCTGAACAGACCTGTAACTACCAAGgggattgaatcagtaatcaaaaatctcccaataaagaaaagccctggacttCACAGTTACACTGCTGAATTCTCCCATACACTTAAGAAAAACTAATACCAATCCTTACCAAATTGTTCCAAAAATTCCAAGGAGGAAATTCTTCAAAACTCATTCTATCAGACcagtattaccttgataccaaagctcgacaaagacactacaagaaaagaaagctacggaccaatatccctgatgaacgttaaagtaaaaatcctcaacgaaatactagcaaacagttttgcagcatattaaaaggattatacaccatgagcGCTGGGAGTTATTCCTGGAATGGAAACATCCTCACCGTAGGAAAATCATTCAATTAACGCCACATCAACAgaatagagggggaaaaaaaccccatatgattatctcaattgctgcaaaaaaagcatttgacaagattcaataTCCTTTCacgataaaaatactcaacagaTGAGGAACAGAAGGAACCTACTTCAAGATAATAAATGCCATCCatgaaaaacccacaacaaacatcctattcaatggtgaaaagctgaaatcttttcctctaagatgaggaacaaggcaaggatgcctgctttgACCATTTCTAGTCAACATAGTACTGCAAGTTCTAGACAGAGCTATCcggaaagacaaaataaataaataaaaggcaaccaaatgggaaaggaagcagtaaaattatcattgtttgcagatgataggTTCTCagatgtagaaaactctaaagattacCTGCACCCACTAACACAAAAAATTAGAATAACCAGTTCAGCAAAGTAGCGTGATACAAAGTTGgtattaaaaaatcagttgcatttctacagtGTATTACATTTACCCTGTAAATGCACATTTTTCAGAGATGCCCAGTATTCCCAATACATACTGTTAAAAGAGCCCCATCGAACAAAGGCTATTATTAAGTGCTCAGGACCTCTGTTTGAGATGCTTCATTCCTTCGCAGCAGTCTCAAAGATAAGGTTTTCCAACTAAGACAGCTTGATCAACATTATGGTCCAGGCTGACCGGGTCAATGTTGGTCTGCTGGCCCCTTCCAGCGTTACCTCAGTCAGTGTAAGAGTCTCTTTGGATGGCAATTCTACCTCCCATTTCCAGAAGACTACTTCAACTCTGAGAGCTGGCCGTTTTAAATAGGGTGCACTCTGTTGGGATAGGCTTCTTAGTATAACAGCGACATTCAGTTTTGCTTCCCTtcaatttaaatttcttcctatatATTACACATCTTTGCAGCCTCCATTAAAGCCCAAGAGTTGTCTGGCTACAAGTGCAACTTGTcacacagaaagcaaaatggaaTCAAGTTCATGGGAACTCTTAAGAAGAGAAGCACGACAAAAATGAACGTCATAAGTTTCACCTTATTTCCTCTAAGGAGTAACTTACCCCTTATTACAAACATAGTGAACCTGTGAACCAAGCTCCAAAGTCCCATTTACATACTGTACTGCGCCATCTACCGGCTCTACTGGATGTGGACATGATTTTCCTGAAAGACAATTTTCAAATTCGTTGTTTTATACAACTTTCAAAACAGATTTGAATCAAAATCAAAACTCTACATTGTTCTTTGGAATTTGTGGGAATATTGTTTACTTTCTTTAACTATGATAAGGCCAAACTTAAGATTCACATCTACCTAGGCAACCAGCTGCCGAGCAAAAGTGCCCTGGAGATTTTCAAAGCCCTAAAAAATACCCTGCTATCTAAAACCTACATTCACATGAGAAAACCAGCAGTAGTGGAACATGTGCCATAAAATGTGTGAATATCTCCAGAGTAATtaagaaaaacccaaaaatgtTTTGTTGACTTACTTCTACAAGCCTCCTGGAGAGGTGTCCATGTGTTATCAGCCTGACAGCgggcagaggtgggaagaggaggtCTCTTGAGCCTGTAGCCTAGACGACACTCGTATTCTATTATGGCCCCAGGCCTATGACGGGGTTGAGCGACACCCTTCAGCTTCATGGATTGGTATCTTGGTGGATCACCACAGGCGTCTAGAAAAAAGAGAGtaagaacatgaaaataaagCATGTTACCTCGTTCGTCAGACAGGGCCTGTGGCCTGGCAGCAGGTAAGCAGtacagaagaaatgcaaaagttCTTGGCGAGATGTTAAATGACTGTCCATGCTTTCACCCAGTTGGTGGTAGTGGTGGACGATGTGTCTTGGTCATTTTTAATAACAtccttttagcttttgtttgttggggAATGAGGTGAATTTTCAATCAACAGTAAATTGAAGAGACAACATCAATGCTTttggctttaaaatatatttataggtaTGCATCCTTCCCCACTTTTGTCTAAATTCAGTCCAAAACTCACCTGTCCTCGAAGAAGTCTCCGTAATATATACCACTCTGCTGAGATTATCCTCCATAGTCTGAAACACAAACTCATGAGCACTTGGCACTGCAGGCTCAATCTCCTCTAAGAGGGCGAGCTCCTAGAGCTCAGGGATCACATGCCTTCTTTTTCTGCTACACTCTCTACCCAGGGGGGCTTAAGAAATGCTGCGGTAAAAGGCGATGATTAAATTAGCGTGGCAGATTtcatacatcaaaataaatacgGACGGAAGTCCTTCAAAATATAAGACATTGTTCCACAGTTTTCATATCAGTGATCTGAGCATTTTGTACGTGAATAGATGCCACTTAAATATCAAAATGATTTACTTTGATGgcattacatgaaaaaaattcgCCTCCTTGGACATTAGATAATTTAATCTTCCTTGGCTGATTAATGGATCATGCGGTTCCCCCAGAAGTTCCCTGAGGTAGCTGTTTGAGCTTTTCATCCAATAGATCCCTCCAGTAAAGCTGCTATATTGCTAtgatttttgataaatttgtTACTTCTTGGTAGTTTTTTGGGGAGGATTTTTTTCTGCCTAGAATAACGTCTCTTCTACTTCAGCAATTCCTCACAGTGCAACTAGAACAATATTGATATGAGAGAGTGACCAATGCTCTTCCACATCAGATGCCTGTCAATGGCACCCGTTGCCCTCAAGATGTGTCTAAGCCCCTTCACATTGCtaacagacttttaaaatctGTCTCTATCAAGATGCTGCTCACTCTTGCACACTATTCTCAAGCCGTGTTCAATTCCACGCGGTGCCCATTACATTGTTAAATTACATGAGCACTGTAGGCTCCATGCATCACTTTACTTCAGCTCTGACCAGAGACCCTGCCATTCCTCCCACCCACTCATCCTCCAGTTTCATCTTAGATGCCGCTTCTTCCTTGAAGCTCTTGGCATCTCTCAATCAAAAAACCGGGTTAAGTGTCCTCCTGCTGCCCCAACTAACTCCTTCCATAGCTCTTTTCATATTGTAATTCTTTATTGTTCATATGCCCTATGAGACTGTCGTCATGAGGACCACGTCTCATTCATCACTGCTCTACTAGGACCCAGCACGAGAGCTGAATGA
Proteins encoded in this window:
- the LOC103556837 gene encoding membrane cofactor protein-like, which produces MTASCPRRWAPLCRPESHFSSWCSFRILLGALVLLLPMSSDACGDPPRYQSMKLKGVAQPRHRPGAIIEYECRLGYRLKRPPLPTSARCQADNTWTPLQEACRRKSCPHPVEPVDGAVQYVNGTLELGSQVHYVCNKGYNLIGTKILYCELDGENVNWSDNPPLCQGHLGPPDESQPPKDT